From a region of the Malania oleifera isolate guangnan ecotype guangnan chromosome 12, ASM2987363v1, whole genome shotgun sequence genome:
- the LOC131143946 gene encoding secreted RxLR effector protein 161-like: MKDYKLMYRRSDHLEVVGYSDSDFSGCVDTRKSTFGYVYLLAGGAISWKGAKQSIIATSTMEAEFVACFEATIQANWLWNFISGFGIIDCIVKPLKIYCDNSATFFFSKNDKYSKGAKHMELKYFVVKEDV, translated from the coding sequence ATGAAAGATTACAAGCTTATGTATCGAAGGTCTGATCATCTTGAGGTGGTTGGATATTCGGATTCTGATTTTTCTGGGTGTGTGGATACAAGAAAGTCCACATTTGGCTATGTATACTTGCTAGCCGGAGGAGCAATTTCATGGAAGGGTGCGAAGCAGTCAATAATTGCTACAtccactatggaagctgaatttgtagCTTGCTTTGAGGCTACAATTCAGGCTAATTGGTTGTGGAATTTTATTTCAGGATTTGGAATAATCGACTGTATTGTCAAGCCGCtgaaaatttattgtgataattccgcaACTTTCTTCTTCTCTAAGAATGATAAGTATTCCAAGGGGGCTAaacatatggaattgaaatacttTGTTGTTAAAGAAGACGTATAG